From Caretta caretta isolate rCarCar2 chromosome 9, rCarCar1.hap1, whole genome shotgun sequence, one genomic window encodes:
- the CAMK2N2 gene encoding calcium/calmodulin-dependent protein kinase II inhibitor 2, protein MSEILPYSEEKVARFGTDSEVSEISFSCRLQDTNSFFGGNQAKRPPKLGQIGRAKRVVIEDDRIDEVLKGMTDKSPSGV, encoded by the exons ATGTCTGAGATCCTCCCCTACAGCGAGGAGAAGGTGGCCCGCTTCGGCACCGACTCCGAAGTCAGCGAGATCTCCTTCAGCTGCCGGCTCCAGGACACCAACTCCTTCTTCGGGGGCAACCAGGCCAAGCGGCCCCCCAAGCTGGGGCAGATCGGCAGGGCCAAGAGAG TGGTGATCGAAGATGATAGAATAGACGAGGTGCTGAAGGGGATGACAGACAAGTCGCCTTCTGGGGTATAA